A region of Verrucomicrobiia bacterium DNA encodes the following proteins:
- a CDS encoding FG-GAP-like repeat-containing protein — protein MTIPHQCRDTSDALPPLGVSFIGSVKSGKRGLLLLAGMFLSLDCPLHVHEDKHTHPALTVGAMLFMERTHPEDGSLIPNSGRLLIRQGSIDEDACPNFLSHFYDPKTGQNTTPRPNFVPGCGFTPSDFVQQTAPARASGFWADAVTQYRSGDTNAAFHSIGRVMHLLGDMSSPAHVHNDVHAQAGLPDSGCTDGDDFENWGWSPECGLRDGMQNIYDYITDEGNTASWALRTNLLIGLENIFNNQPRVATPLGGDTNPGYTFVRELANEVYDFTTFEVVLQDTYNSNDRGSGELKTMFPSLEETTVPAAWWIQDIGYSQGQCSGAASSFPQDWWMMSCTVEGYCGSPFLKSAYCVTGLAYIENIGGGTGHSYEIPDTLVPAQYDRQWFAARYGSKFNSGRSMLQIYGDVLYPAAVTYGAGLLLSFLDDAIMPKPMMLGSFGGDGSTMLLTGEADAGGVAAWAWFEWGVTTNYGNSTAPQSIGAGTNFLGVAASINGLTPNQTYHCRLISSNQFGVRRSTDRMFQTEDFIIAGGGLNAWQIADDSTASGSTLSYITNLTAGQNQAATNSGWHFTAVSRLTADIRGSKTMHLLYSHGARRFLVWWDFDLNGDLFAEVEGIAQPFKLAANGLGAKQYHTHEVLYTNGIATYFFDGSPITSWTGSSISGPAGRVQWGAGASGGQGSMNYHAVSFDISGMGRVASYHAGMDGAPPPTPAGQGWTRIAGGFSLFEQSLAPDGDAFVPIALTFGASEVQSHGAQLNALANPNGDDSAGWFEWGSTTSYGNRTLIQNIGNGLANTNFSAVISGLEVDSIYHYRVIASNSFGVRFGNDQELQTSAYLLSGAVPNAWQITDDSTASGSILSYSTNLAVAQRTAAASSWRFLITSRLLTDFSGLRTMTFVYGNGTRRYLVWWDLDANGRLTAELEGQPVINVASNAAAMLYHTHELSFTNGVATYRVDGKTIGSWAGVVSSANANQALWGSGSSPGMGQMNFQRVEFQVGGSNVIASYNPGSVEDSTAAPDPVSQGWSINQGAVTLEIGSIAPDVEAYLPRVETLQANAVGAASAELNSQISTRGQETSAWFEWGATMNHGNRTAFQTVDAALDTAIKSAVLDGLSVGTPYFFRAAASNQWGTAFGVNQTFVTSWFTQVVTTLPAVDIGSLDWGDFDNDGDHDILMSGQGQSSSMARVYRNDGNGTFSDINAGLPSVNWSEATWGDFDNDTYLDILLTGLGQTGLVARIYRNDGGTNFSSINAGLAGVWKSAQAWFDFDNDGDLDAVITGLDAGGFPTSRIYRNDGSAHFSDINAGLPGLAEGSVASGDFDGDGDLDIVLTGRDTTETALTCYYRNNGEGSFTIVDLNLPGVYQSALAAADYDSDGDLDLLLSGSTGEGSITRLFRNIRNGTALEFETINNSFADVSASSIAWGDFDNDGNPDVALTGWSGAPFAAIYRSNGDGTFNALTVGLIGAFWSSAVWGDFDRDSDLDLLVSGRNDPNGQNTRAMSLYGNVSSATNSPPAAPTALVGSGVGGTAQFEWQAAVDMETPASGLTYNVVLATTPGGGNLTSPMADVTSGFRRVVQAGNAGENLFWSLRGLDPGTYYFSVQAIDSTFAGGAFAPWQMIEVAPQPIVIVAVEAPSHSQLRLQFVGPANGSYEVMRSADLKDWSMIGSAAEVEAGLFEFQDAATPPPGAFYRIRSTGM, from the coding sequence ATGACAATCCCACATCAATGCCGCGACACATCCGACGCACTCCCGCCGCTGGGTGTTTCTTTCATCGGCAGTGTGAAATCGGGGAAAAGGGGATTGCTGTTGCTTGCAGGAATGTTCCTTTCGTTGGATTGCCCGCTGCATGTCCATGAAGACAAGCACACGCATCCCGCCCTTACAGTTGGAGCCATGCTCTTCATGGAGCGAACGCATCCGGAAGATGGCAGTTTGATTCCCAACAGCGGGCGCCTGCTGATTCGGCAGGGATCGATTGACGAGGACGCATGCCCAAATTTTTTGAGCCATTTTTACGATCCGAAAACGGGGCAGAATACGACGCCTCGTCCCAACTTCGTTCCGGGTTGCGGTTTTACGCCTTCGGATTTCGTTCAACAAACCGCGCCAGCCCGTGCCAGCGGCTTTTGGGCAGATGCCGTAACACAGTATCGCAGCGGCGACACCAACGCAGCGTTTCACAGTATTGGCCGGGTCATGCACCTTCTGGGCGACATGAGCTCACCTGCGCATGTTCATAACGATGTCCATGCCCAGGCGGGGTTGCCGGACTCGGGGTGCACGGATGGTGATGATTTTGAAAACTGGGGATGGAGTCCTGAGTGCGGGCTGAGGGATGGCATGCAAAACATTTACGATTACATCACGGACGAGGGGAATACTGCATCGTGGGCCTTAAGGACCAACCTTCTCATCGGCCTGGAAAACATTTTCAACAACCAACCGCGGGTGGCGACGCCATTGGGTGGAGATACGAACCCTGGCTACACATTCGTTCGCGAGCTTGCCAACGAGGTTTATGATTTCACGACGTTTGAGGTCGTCCTACAAGATACTTACAATTCCAATGATCGTGGAAGCGGGGAGCTCAAGACCATGTTCCCCTCGCTTGAGGAAACGACAGTGCCAGCGGCCTGGTGGATTCAAGATATCGGTTACTCACAGGGGCAGTGCAGCGGCGCTGCGAGCTCATTCCCTCAGGATTGGTGGATGATGAGTTGTACGGTCGAGGGATACTGCGGCTCTCCATTTCTGAAGTCCGCTTATTGCGTGACCGGGCTGGCTTACATCGAGAATATCGGTGGCGGAACCGGGCACTCCTACGAAATCCCGGACACCCTGGTTCCGGCCCAGTATGACCGGCAATGGTTTGCGGCCCGCTATGGCTCCAAGTTCAATTCAGGCAGATCGATGCTGCAAATTTACGGTGACGTATTATACCCGGCCGCCGTGACTTACGGCGCGGGGCTGCTTCTCTCGTTTCTTGACGATGCCATCATGCCCAAGCCAATGATGCTTGGTTCATTTGGCGGGGATGGCTCCACTATGCTTTTGACGGGCGAGGCAGACGCGGGCGGTGTCGCTGCCTGGGCGTGGTTCGAGTGGGGGGTGACTACAAATTATGGGAATTCCACTGCGCCCCAGAGCATTGGCGCCGGGACAAATTTCCTTGGCGTGGCTGCATCGATCAACGGTTTGACTCCCAACCAGACGTATCATTGCCGTTTGATATCAAGTAATCAGTTTGGCGTTCGGCGGAGTACGGATCGCATGTTCCAGACGGAGGATTTCATTATTGCGGGTGGAGGTTTGAATGCATGGCAGATCGCAGATGATTCCACGGCCTCTGGGTCAACCCTTTCCTATATTACAAATCTCACAGCGGGCCAGAATCAGGCGGCGACCAATTCAGGATGGCACTTCACGGCGGTCTCCCGGTTGACTGCCGACATCAGGGGCAGCAAAACCATGCACCTCCTTTACAGCCATGGCGCCAGACGCTTTCTTGTCTGGTGGGATTTTGACCTGAACGGTGACCTTTTCGCCGAGGTGGAAGGAATCGCGCAGCCATTCAAACTGGCTGCGAATGGGTTAGGCGCCAAACAATATCATACGCACGAGGTGCTCTACACCAACGGCATCGCAACCTATTTTTTTGACGGTTCGCCGATAACGAGCTGGACTGGCAGTTCGATCTCCGGTCCAGCGGGCCGGGTTCAGTGGGGCGCAGGCGCATCGGGCGGTCAGGGAAGCATGAACTATCATGCCGTGAGCTTTGACATTTCCGGAATGGGGCGCGTCGCTTCTTACCACGCGGGCATGGACGGTGCTCCGCCTCCAACGCCCGCCGGCCAGGGCTGGACCCGAATCGCCGGTGGCTTCTCCCTTTTCGAACAATCCCTGGCGCCAGACGGCGACGCATTCGTTCCGATCGCTTTGACTTTCGGGGCAAGCGAGGTGCAATCCCATGGTGCGCAATTGAACGCGCTGGCGAATCCGAATGGCGATGACAGTGCAGGCTGGTTCGAATGGGGATCGACCACCTCCTATGGCAACCGCACGCTCATTCAGAACATTGGTAACGGATTGGCGAACACGAATTTCAGCGCAGTTATCTCGGGACTGGAAGTGGATTCGATTTACCATTATCGGGTCATCGCCAGCAACAGCTTCGGTGTGCGGTTCGGCAACGATCAGGAACTTCAGACTTCCGCATACCTCTTGAGTGGCGCCGTGCCCAACGCATGGCAAATCACCGACGATTCCACTGCCTCAGGTTCGATTTTATCCTATTCCACAAACCTTGCCGTCGCGCAAAGGACGGCTGCGGCCAGCAGTTGGCGGTTCCTGATTACGTCGCGGCTGCTCACGGACTTTTCGGGCTTGCGCACGATGACGTTCGTTTACGGTAATGGAACGCGCCGTTACCTGGTTTGGTGGGATCTCGATGCGAACGGCCGGCTCACTGCAGAGCTGGAAGGACAGCCGGTCATCAATGTGGCCTCCAATGCTGCCGCAATGCTGTATCACACGCATGAATTGAGTTTCACGAATGGCGTTGCGACATACAGAGTCGACGGCAAAACAATCGGCAGCTGGGCTGGCGTCGTTTCATCGGCAAACGCGAATCAAGCCTTGTGGGGTTCAGGGTCTTCGCCCGGGATGGGACAGATGAATTTTCAGCGCGTGGAGTTCCAGGTTGGCGGTTCCAACGTCATTGCGTCCTATAATCCTGGCAGCGTTGAGGATTCAACCGCGGCGCCAGATCCCGTTTCACAAGGATGGTCAATCAACCAGGGTGCGGTCACTTTGGAGATTGGAAGCATTGCGCCAGACGTCGAGGCTTACCTGCCGCGAGTGGAGACGCTGCAGGCGAATGCGGTGGGCGCAGCCAGCGCGGAGCTCAACAGCCAGATCTCGACCAGGGGACAGGAGACCAGCGCGTGGTTCGAATGGGGGGCGACGATGAATCATGGAAATCGGACCGCGTTCCAAACTGTGGATGCGGCCCTGGATACTGCGATCAAGAGTGCTGTCCTGGATGGATTGAGCGTCGGCACGCCTTACTTTTTCAGGGCAGCAGCGAGCAATCAGTGGGGCACGGCGTTTGGCGTGAACCAGACGTTCGTGACAAGCTGGTTTACCCAGGTTGTCACCACGCTGCCCGCGGTCGACATAGGTTCATTGGATTGGGGCGATTTCGACAACGATGGGGATCATGACATTCTCATGAGCGGCCAGGGTCAATCATCCAGCATGGCGCGTGTTTATCGGAATGATGGAAACGGAACATTCAGCGACATCAATGCCGGGTTGCCATCGGTGAACTGGAGTGAAGCGACGTGGGGCGATTTCGACAACGACACTTACCTGGACATCCTTTTGACAGGACTGGGACAAACGGGGTTGGTCGCACGCATTTACCGCAATGACGGCGGGACGAACTTCTCCAGCATTAACGCTGGACTAGCAGGCGTCTGGAAGTCCGCGCAAGCATGGTTCGACTTCGACAATGATGGCGATCTTGACGCCGTGATCACTGGATTGGACGCGGGAGGATTTCCCACGAGCCGAATCTATCGCAATGACGGGAGCGCTCATTTTTCGGACATCAACGCGGGGCTCCCAGGTTTGGCGGAAGGATCCGTGGCGTCAGGTGATTTCGACGGCGACGGGGATCTCGATATTGTTCTCACGGGCCGTGACACAACAGAAACGGCTTTGACTTGTTACTATCGAAACAATGGCGAGGGGAGCTTTACAATCGTCGATCTGAATCTGCCGGGTGTTTATCAGAGCGCGCTCGCGGCTGCGGACTATGACAGCGACGGAGACCTGGATCTGCTTCTGAGCGGCTCGACTGGCGAAGGCTCCATCACGCGATTGTTCCGGAATATTCGCAATGGAACCGCTCTGGAGTTTGAAACGATCAACAACTCTTTCGCCGATGTTTCGGCAAGTTCGATCGCCTGGGGCGACTTTGACAATGACGGCAATCCCGACGTCGCCTTGACGGGATGGAGCGGAGCGCCTTTTGCGGCGATTTATCGCAGCAATGGCGACGGCACCTTTAATGCACTAACTGTTGGATTGATCGGCGCTTTTTGGAGTTCGGCGGTTTGGGGTGACTTCGACAGAGATAGTGATCTTGATCTGCTCGTCAGCGGGCGCAACGATCCGAATGGGCAGAACACGCGAGCGATGAGCCTGTATGGGAATGTTTCCTCCGCAACGAACAGCCCGCCAGCTGCGCCGACCGCGCTCGTCGGATCAGGCGTTGGTGGAACCGCGCAGTTTGAATGGCAGGCGGCGGTCGATATGGAAACACCTGCGTCGGGATTGACCTATAACGTGGTGCTCGCCACAACTCCTGGGGGCGGAAATCTGACCTCACCCATGGCTGATGTGACCAGCGGATTTCGACGAGTTGTCCAAGCTGGAAACGCCGGAGAGAATCTCTTCTGGAGTCTCAGGGGGCTTGATCCCGGCACTTACTATTTTTCCGTGCAGGCGATTGACTCAACGTTCGCCGGCGGAGCCTTCGCGCCGTGGCAAATGATTGAGGTGGCACCGCAACCGATCGTGATCGTTGCGGTCGAAGCTCCATCGCATAGCCAGCTGCGCCTTCAATTTGTCGGACCGGCGAACGGCAGTTACGAAGTAATGCGATCGGCAGACTTGAAGGATTGGTCCATGATCGGTTCGGCGGCTGAAGTCGAAGCCGGTCTATTTGAATTCCAGGATGCGGCCACGCCACCACCCGGCGCGTTTTATCGCATCCGATCAACAGGAATGTGA
- a CDS encoding two-component regulator propeller domain-containing protein has protein sequence MPCRFPVALFCRWILAVLAAACFSPTYASEPPDYLVQAWQSEDGLPHQVVNSVLQDRAGYIWLGTETALVRFDGVEFKEFSSPLIANEKTSRIRAIVQESSGDLLIAPDVGGLVRLRDRRFIPHPAAAALQPHAIATLFAEPGGAVWVGYLGGEIERWENGTVQTLGAEDGLKGQWASWAYDREGHLWFANSTFLGRFTEGRLVPQRENLGDRLYIASARSGGIWAASNERLCKVENGQVSILIEDPPWSGVRVRHLFEDQRGNLWIATSSRGLFRYASQRLDPVTTSHASVNMTHEDYEGNIWVATHGGGLNRLRRKIFDLYNASRGLADDISYSVASDREGGLWVGNCDGGLARFDGNAFEMLTQKPGWPGLRVFSVDTDMEGNAWIGTRTGLYWWNQNRETVPQRMEENIIRDVHVIFPAKSGDVWIGADPDVLGRFRGREFMQFGPAQGFKGNHVRAIAETSTGEIWVGTEDGELLRFRNGRFDPMGPEHAWPGSSVRSLWADPDGLVWVGTSGSGLFVLDGERFARLTTAHGLPANVIFQIVPDQRGRIWFGSPAGLFHASRAGLLACARGTDDRIPVAMFGRSDGLASVSCLGGYQPTATALTNGQLWFATRQGLLKVDTAAERRSQRPPPVLLNEVVADNRPVDLSRPLRIAANTRKLEFRLAVLSYTAPERVQLRHRLDPFDSGWVEAGGARRIAYPRLPAGNYRLQAAASNSDGVWNEEAIDLAFVVLPAWWQTVWFQLTAVASFVGLIGLTVRYLSHRRLRMRLQRLEAQQALEKERSRIARDLHDDLGVSLTQIALLAEMSNNPALPPDRLEKNLSQVVFGARQLVRELDGILWTVNPKNDSLDKLASYVCQFSQQFCRVTPICCRFDVAENIPVYPLSPDVRHDLFLTVKEAMNNVVRHSGATEVWLRIRMDRDVFEIVIEDNGRGVESSVVQRSERNGLRNMRSRIEGLGGTFAFESHRGAGARVQIRFPLHLDPLASSANGARN, from the coding sequence ATGCCGTGCCGCTTTCCAGTCGCGTTGTTTTGCCGCTGGATTCTTGCTGTCCTTGCTGCCGCGTGTTTTTCTCCCACATACGCATCCGAACCGCCCGATTACCTGGTTCAAGCGTGGCAGAGCGAAGATGGATTGCCGCACCAGGTGGTGAACTCGGTTCTTCAAGACCGCGCGGGCTACATCTGGCTCGGGACCGAAACCGCCCTCGTGCGTTTCGACGGAGTCGAATTCAAGGAATTCTCGTCACCGCTGATTGCAAATGAGAAAACGTCACGGATTCGGGCGATCGTGCAGGAGAGTTCTGGCGACCTCCTGATCGCGCCCGATGTTGGCGGATTGGTGCGGTTGCGCGACCGGAGATTCATCCCTCATCCCGCGGCGGCCGCGCTTCAGCCGCATGCCATTGCCACGTTGTTCGCGGAACCCGGTGGCGCCGTTTGGGTGGGTTATTTGGGCGGTGAAATCGAACGTTGGGAAAATGGAACGGTGCAAACCCTGGGTGCCGAGGACGGCTTGAAGGGACAATGGGCGTCGTGGGCGTACGATCGCGAAGGCCACCTTTGGTTTGCCAACAGTACGTTCCTCGGCCGATTCACCGAAGGCCGCCTGGTACCGCAGCGGGAGAACCTTGGAGATCGGCTGTATATCGCCTCTGCGCGGTCGGGTGGCATCTGGGCCGCGAGCAATGAACGACTGTGCAAGGTTGAAAACGGCCAGGTGAGCATCCTGATCGAAGACCCTCCATGGTCTGGCGTTCGCGTGCGGCACCTGTTCGAGGACCAGCGCGGCAACCTCTGGATTGCAACCAGCTCTCGCGGGCTTTTTCGATACGCCAGCCAGCGCCTCGATCCCGTCACCACTTCGCATGCGTCGGTTAACATGACCCATGAGGATTATGAGGGGAACATCTGGGTCGCAACGCATGGTGGCGGACTCAATCGGCTTCGCCGGAAGATTTTCGATCTCTACAACGCCAGCCGCGGCCTTGCCGATGACATCAGCTATTCCGTCGCAAGCGACCGCGAAGGAGGGCTTTGGGTGGGGAATTGCGACGGCGGATTGGCAAGGTTTGACGGGAATGCATTTGAGATGCTCACCCAGAAACCTGGCTGGCCCGGGCTCCGTGTTTTTTCCGTGGACACAGACATGGAGGGCAACGCGTGGATTGGAACGCGGACCGGGCTGTATTGGTGGAATCAAAATCGTGAGACGGTCCCGCAACGCATGGAAGAAAACATCATTCGCGATGTGCATGTCATTTTTCCGGCGAAGTCTGGTGATGTGTGGATTGGTGCCGATCCCGACGTGCTGGGCAGGTTCCGCGGTCGCGAGTTCATGCAATTCGGCCCGGCTCAAGGGTTCAAGGGGAATCATGTCCGGGCGATCGCGGAAACGAGCACGGGTGAAATCTGGGTGGGAACCGAAGATGGGGAACTCTTGCGTTTCCGCAATGGCAGGTTCGATCCAATGGGTCCCGAGCACGCATGGCCTGGCAGTTCGGTTCGCAGTCTGTGGGCAGATCCTGACGGGCTGGTCTGGGTAGGCACTTCAGGCAGCGGCTTGTTTGTCCTCGATGGCGAACGTTTCGCGCGGCTCACCACGGCGCATGGGTTGCCGGCAAATGTGATTTTCCAGATCGTCCCGGACCAGCGGGGACGCATCTGGTTCGGGTCGCCAGCGGGGTTGTTTCATGCGTCCCGCGCGGGATTGCTGGCGTGCGCGCGCGGAACCGACGATCGGATTCCCGTGGCGATGTTCGGACGCAGTGATGGCCTTGCCAGTGTTTCGTGCCTGGGCGGGTATCAGCCGACTGCAACGGCGTTGACGAACGGCCAGCTCTGGTTCGCAACGCGTCAGGGATTGTTGAAGGTCGACACTGCGGCAGAACGGCGAAGCCAGCGGCCCCCGCCCGTGCTGCTGAATGAAGTTGTGGCGGATAATCGGCCCGTGGACTTGAGCCGGCCGCTGCGGATCGCTGCCAATACGCGCAAACTCGAATTTCGGCTGGCTGTCCTGAGTTACACCGCGCCTGAGCGCGTGCAGTTGCGCCATCGATTGGACCCGTTCGATTCAGGCTGGGTTGAAGCAGGTGGCGCGCGGCGCATCGCATATCCCAGGCTGCCTGCCGGCAACTATCGGCTGCAGGCCGCGGCAAGCAACAGTGACGGCGTTTGGAACGAGGAGGCCATTGATCTCGCGTTTGTCGTGTTGCCGGCGTGGTGGCAAACAGTCTGGTTTCAGCTCACCGCCGTTGCATCGTTCGTGGGCTTGATTGGTCTCACCGTGCGGTATTTGTCTCATCGCCGCCTGCGGATGCGGTTGCAACGGTTGGAAGCGCAACAGGCGCTTGAAAAGGAGCGCTCGCGGATCGCTCGCGACCTGCACGACGACCTGGGCGTCAGCCTGACGCAAATTGCCCTGCTGGCTGAGATGTCGAACAACCCTGCGCTTCCGCCGGATCGCCTGGAGAAAAATCTCAGCCAGGTGGTGTTCGGCGCGCGGCAATTGGTTCGTGAGCTCGACGGGATTCTTTGGACTGTCAATCCAAAGAACGACTCGCTCGACAAGCTGGCGAGTTATGTGTGCCAGTTCTCGCAGCAGTTCTGCCGGGTAACGCCCATCTGCTGCAGGTTCGATGTCGCGGAAAATATTCCCGTCTACCCGCTGTCGCCCGACGTGCGGCATGATTTGTTTCTCACCGTCAAGGAAGCGATGAACAACGTGGTGCGGCATTCGGGAGCGACCGAGGTGTGGCTGCGGATCCGCATGGACAGGGACGTGTTCGAGATTGTGATTGAAGACAATGGACGGGGTGTTGAGTCATCGGTGGTGCAACGCTCGGAGCGAAACGGGTTGCGCAACATGCGTTCGCGAATTGAGGGCCTTGGCGGAACCTTTGCGTTTGAGAGTCATCGGGGCGCGGGCGCGCGAGTGCAAATCCGTTTCCCTTTGCATCTTGATCCGCTAGCTTCATCGGCGAATGGCGCCCGAAACTGA
- a CDS encoding response regulator transcription factor gives MAPETDNAKSAGPITVAIVEDNGPMRDTLMQLIQDTPDMKCLGVCDTAAKALKQIPKLAPEVVIMDIRLPDRSGIECTARLKALLPETQILIYTVNEDNDQIFEALKAGASGYLLKSAAPAEIRESIIDIKLGGAPMSSEIARKVVQSFRQPEVVKNPELDQLTRREEEILALLAQGYVAKEIAQRLYLSYATVRTHLHHIYEKLHVSTKTEAVVKYLK, from the coding sequence ATGGCGCCCGAAACTGACAATGCGAAATCGGCGGGACCGATTACTGTGGCGATCGTTGAAGACAACGGGCCGATGCGCGACACCCTGATGCAATTGATTCAGGACACTCCCGACATGAAATGCCTTGGCGTGTGCGACACTGCGGCCAAAGCGTTGAAGCAGATTCCCAAGCTGGCTCCGGAAGTCGTCATCATGGACATCCGCCTTCCAGATCGCTCCGGCATCGAATGCACCGCGCGCTTGAAGGCGCTTCTGCCCGAGACGCAAATCCTGATCTACACGGTCAACGAGGATAACGACCAGATTTTTGAAGCCTTGAAAGCGGGCGCGAGCGGTTACCTGCTCAAGAGTGCGGCGCCTGCGGAAATCCGCGAATCGATCATTGATATTAAATTGGGTGGTGCGCCCATGAGCAGCGAGATTGCGCGCAAGGTGGTGCAATCATTTCGCCAGCCGGAGGTGGTGAAGAATCCCGAGCTCGACCAACTCACGCGCCGCGAAGAGGAAATCCTTGCATTGCTTGCGCAAGGTTACGTTGCGAAGGAAATCGCCCAGCGCCTCTACCTGAGCTACGCCACAGTCCGCACGCATCTTCATCACATATATGAGAAGTTGCACGTCAGCACGAAGACGGAGGCAGTAGTGAAGTACTTGAAGTGA